One genomic window of Nitrospiria bacterium includes the following:
- a CDS encoding AbrB/MazE/SpoVT family DNA-binding domain-containing protein, translating into MGHLKLSSKNQIVLPKEARKAMNVQGGDELLVVVKGRVTLLMPKPKNYQKALSGKGKTLYPKNYLKKERGSW; encoded by the coding sequence ATGGGTCATTTAAAATTGTCATCTAAAAACCAAATTGTTCTTCCAAAAGAAGCCCGAAAGGCCATGAATGTTCAAGGGGGAGATGAGCTGCTTGTGGTTGTCAAAGGCAGGGTTACGCTCCTTATGCCAAAACCCAAAAATTATCAAAAGGCGCTTTCAGGGAAGGGAAAAACCCTTTACCCAAAAAATTATTTAAAAAAGGAACGAGGTTCATGGTAA
- a CDS encoding PIN domain-containing protein yields the protein MVTLQKLKGFLKKHQKVGLDSNILIYLIENNPHYSRLTKEIFQAIEKGQNQGVCSTLSLLEVLVQPYRLKNDELVNQFYGLLTTYPYLIWEEFSSETADIGARFRAQYNLKTPDAILAATASHSGATGFIGNDVQLKKVKELDVLILSR from the coding sequence ATGGTAACTCTTCAAAAATTGAAAGGTTTCCTTAAAAAACACCAAAAAGTGGGTTTAGACTCTAATATTCTAATTTATCTGATTGAAAACAACCCTCATTATTCCCGTCTAACAAAGGAAATCTTTCAAGCCATTGAAAAAGGTCAAAATCAAGGAGTCTGCTCTACTTTGTCACTTCTAGAAGTCCTTGTACAACCTTATCGGCTGAAAAACGATGAACTGGTAAATCAATTTTATGGACTATTAACCACCTACCCCTACCTCATTTGGGAAGAGTTTTCCTCAGAAACTGCCGATATCGGCGCAAGGTTTAGAGCACAATATAACCTAAAAACACCGGATGCAATCCTTGCCGCCACAGCGTCTCATTCCGGTGCCACCGGGTTTATCGGGAACGACGTTCAGCTGAAAAAAGTTAAAGAACTGGACGTTTTAATCCTTTCCAGGTAA
- a CDS encoding adenylosuccinate synthase: protein MANMVVVGTQWGDEGKGKIVDILSEEADVVVRFQGGHNAGHTVVVDEEEFILHLIPTGILHPETVCVIGNGVVVDPQALIEEMDSLKSRGFILKDYLFISKNAHLIMPYHKAIEKESEKLKGSRKIGTTGRGIGPTYADKMARVGIRMADLLDPEIFREKLAVNINDMNFILEGLYNVEGFEVEKVYQEYMGYAEAIQDTIVDTSVLVNRAIDEGKNVLFEGAQGTHLDVDLGTYPYVTSSNTTAGGACTGSGVGPTRINKVLGVTKAYTTRVGSGPFPTEEDNELGMTLQRRGHEIGASTGRPRRCGWFDAVAVRHAVRVNGISSLAVTKIDVLDRQEEVKVCVGYKYQGQMIEEMPSELKILENLEPVYETMKGWDDLSTGATTYEKLPENAKVYLKRLEELVNCKIEIISTGSKRSETIRLQNVV, encoded by the coding sequence ATGGCAAATATGGTTGTGGTTGGAACCCAATGGGGGGATGAAGGAAAAGGTAAAATCGTTGATATTCTGAGCGAGGAAGCGGATGTGGTGGTCCGGTTTCAAGGAGGCCATAATGCGGGACATACGGTGGTGGTGGATGAGGAAGAGTTCATTTTACATTTAATTCCTACGGGGATTTTGCACCCCGAAACGGTTTGTGTCATCGGCAATGGAGTGGTGGTGGATCCTCAGGCGCTAATTGAAGAAATGGATAGCCTGAAATCAAGGGGTTTTATTTTAAAAGATTACTTGTTTATCAGCAAAAATGCCCATTTGATTATGCCCTATCACAAAGCCATTGAAAAAGAGAGTGAAAAACTAAAAGGGAGTCGGAAGATCGGAACCACCGGGAGGGGAATTGGGCCCACTTATGCGGATAAAATGGCCCGGGTTGGAATTAGAATGGCAGACCTTCTTGATCCGGAGATTTTCCGTGAAAAGCTCGCTGTGAATATTAACGATATGAATTTTATCTTGGAAGGCCTATATAATGTGGAGGGGTTCGAAGTCGAAAAAGTATATCAGGAATACATGGGTTATGCCGAAGCCATTCAGGACACCATTGTGGATACCTCAGTTTTGGTCAATCGGGCCATTGATGAGGGGAAAAATGTTCTCTTTGAAGGAGCTCAAGGAACCCATTTGGATGTGGATTTGGGAACCTATCCCTATGTTACCTCTTCCAATACCACAGCCGGCGGCGCTTGCACAGGTTCGGGGGTCGGGCCTACACGGATCAATAAAGTGCTAGGGGTTACCAAAGCTTATACCACCCGGGTGGGGAGCGGACCGTTTCCGACGGAGGAAGATAACGAGTTAGGGATGACGCTTCAACGACGGGGCCATGAAATCGGGGCTTCCACCGGAAGGCCGCGGCGCTGCGGTTGGTTTGATGCAGTTGCAGTACGTCACGCGGTGCGGGTGAACGGCATTTCAAGTCTGGCGGTGACGAAAATTGATGTTCTTGACCGGCAGGAAGAAGTCAAAGTTTGCGTCGGTTATAAATACCAAGGCCAAATGATTGAAGAGATGCCCTCTGAGTTAAAAATTTTGGAAAATCTGGAGCCGGTATACGAAACCATGAAAGGTTGGGATGATTTGAGTACCGGTGCGACAACCTATGAAAAATTGCCCGAAAATGCAAAAGTGTATTTGAAACGTTTGGAAGAACTGGTTAATTGCAAGATTGAAATCATTTCCACGGGATCTAAAAGAAGTGAGACCATTCGCCTTCAAAATGTGGTTTAA
- a CDS encoding FAD-binding protein, translating to MRFYDILVVGAGLAGMRAAIATPSDVSVALISKVHPVRSHSVAAQGGINAALRPDDRWEDHAFDTIKGSDYLGDQDAIEIMCREAKGDILALEQMGIIFSRDEEGRIAQRPFGGAGFPRTCYAADRTGHAILHVLYEQLLKRKFPVYEEWYVTSLIVEEGVCKGVIAWDLINGGLHAIGAKAVILATGGFGRVYGVSTNAIINTGDGISLAYHVGAPLMDMEFVQFHPTTLKGSGILITEGARGEGGYLINSNGDRFMGKYAPNAMELASRDVVSRAEAIEIEEGRGVDDCVLLDLRHLGKEKILERLPQIRQLSIDFAEVDPVESPIPVRPGAHYSMGGIRTNVWGETEIAGLFAAGECACVSVHGGNRLGGNSLLDTIVFGRRSGIRGSEYVKNINKVLVGEQHLPAEEKRIEKLLHRRDGERVGLLREELGRVMNSLVGVFRRQEQMEKAREQINELKGRYQNVFLDDHGKKFNTELLWALEIRNLLEVAETIVVGAIERKESRGAHTRKDFPNRNDQQWLKHILIYSSDEGPRLQTVNVNITKYPPKERTY from the coding sequence ATGAGATTTTATGACATTTTGGTCGTCGGTGCGGGATTAGCGGGGATGCGGGCTGCCATTGCAACTCCCTCCGATGTGAGTGTGGCACTTATTTCAAAGGTCCATCCGGTTCGCAGCCATTCCGTGGCAGCCCAAGGGGGAATCAATGCGGCCTTACGTCCCGATGATCGTTGGGAAGACCATGCCTTTGATACGATTAAAGGCAGTGACTATTTAGGGGATCAGGACGCCATTGAAATTATGTGCCGGGAAGCCAAGGGAGATATTCTGGCGTTAGAGCAGATGGGAATTATTTTCAGCCGTGATGAAGAAGGGCGGATTGCTCAAAGGCCTTTTGGCGGCGCAGGATTTCCCCGGACCTGTTATGCCGCAGATCGAACCGGCCATGCCATTCTTCATGTATTGTATGAACAGCTCTTAAAACGGAAGTTTCCCGTTTATGAGGAATGGTATGTCACCTCCCTGATCGTAGAAGAGGGTGTCTGCAAAGGAGTAATCGCCTGGGATCTGATCAATGGAGGACTCCATGCCATCGGGGCTAAAGCGGTCATACTGGCGACCGGGGGTTTTGGGCGTGTTTATGGAGTGAGTACCAATGCCATCATCAATACGGGGGATGGGATCAGTTTGGCCTACCATGTGGGTGCGCCCCTCATGGATATGGAGTTTGTGCAGTTTCATCCCACCACATTAAAAGGATCCGGGATTTTGATTACTGAAGGGGCCCGTGGAGAGGGCGGGTACTTGATTAATTCCAATGGGGACCGTTTTATGGGAAAGTATGCTCCCAATGCCATGGAACTCGCCAGCCGCGATGTGGTCTCCCGGGCGGAGGCCATCGAAATCGAAGAGGGAAGGGGTGTTGATGATTGCGTCCTTTTAGATTTACGGCACCTGGGAAAGGAAAAAATTCTGGAACGTCTTCCCCAGATCAGGCAGCTGTCCATTGATTTTGCGGAGGTGGATCCGGTTGAATCTCCGATTCCTGTCCGCCCGGGGGCCCACTATTCCATGGGGGGAATTCGGACCAACGTTTGGGGGGAAACGGAAATTGCCGGTCTTTTTGCCGCAGGGGAATGCGCCTGTGTGAGCGTTCACGGGGGGAACCGGCTTGGAGGCAACTCGCTCCTCGACACCATTGTTTTCGGAAGACGAAGCGGGATCCGAGGTTCCGAGTATGTGAAAAATATCAATAAAGTGTTGGTGGGAGAGCAACATTTGCCAGCAGAAGAAAAACGGATAGAAAAACTCCTTCACCGCAGGGACGGGGAACGGGTTGGATTACTGAGGGAAGAGCTGGGACGGGTCATGAACAGTCTGGTTGGGGTTTTCCGGCGGCAGGAGCAAATGGAAAAGGCGAGGGAACAGATTAACGAACTCAAAGGAAGATATCAGAATGTATTTTTAGATGATCACGGAAAAAAGTTTAATACAGAACTGTTGTGGGCCCTTGAGATCAGAAACCTGCTGGAAGTGGCAGAGACCATTGTGGTGGGTGCCATTGAACGAAAAGAAAGCCGGGGGGCTCATACACGCAAGGATTTTCCGAACCGGAATGATCAGCAATGGTTGAAACATATTCTCATTTATTCAAGTGACGAAGGTCCCCGGCTCCAGACCGTTAATGTAAACATTACGAAATATCCTCCCAAGGAACGGACCTACTAA